One part of the Humulus lupulus chromosome 9, drHumLupu1.1, whole genome shotgun sequence genome encodes these proteins:
- the LOC133799478 gene encoding uncharacterized protein LOC133799478, which yields MVIWIEVRLDRALASQSWVDAFLSARLSNLHFSSLDHCPILLEPVINRTFAGTKSFRFENAWLREPVCTQIVKDCWAIDASIQGKIHHCGEILAAWGKEVTGNFKIKIATCKSKLKRLKGRKDEDGLRKYEETEKDFFEILTKREVFWKQRSKQLWLKEGDHNNLMARYFTALFSASATDCSDVVNCIERFVTIEMNTELLSPVSEEEVRLSLF from the exons ATGGTTATCTGGATAGAGGTTCGATTGGATAGAGCCTTAGCTTCTCAGTCTTGGGTCGATGCGTTCTTATCGGCTAGGCTTTCTAACCTGCACTTCTCTTCTTTGGATCATTGCCCAATCTTGTTAGAACCTGTTATAAATCGTACTTTTGCAGGCACTAAGAGCTTCCGTTTTGAGAATGCTTGGTTGCGAGAACCAGTTTGTACCCAAATTGTGAAGGATTGCTGGGCTATCGATGCTAGTATTCAAGGGAAAATTCACCATTGTGGTGAAATCCTTGCTGCCTGGGGGAAAGAAGTTACTggaaatttcaaaattaaaattgctACTTGCAAATCTAAATTGAAGCGCCTTAAAGGAAGGAAGGATGAAGATGGATTGAGGAAATATGAAGAGACTGAGAAAGATTTCTTTGAGATTTTGACCAAACGTGAAGTCTTCTGGAAACAAAGATCTAAACAGCTATGGCTTAAGGAAGGGGATCACAATA ATCTTATGGCCCGCTATTTCACTGCCTTGTTTTCTGCCTCTGCAACTGATTGTTCTGACGTTGTGAATTGTATTGAGCGCTTTGTTACCATAGAAATGAATACAGAGCTGTTGAGCCCAGTTTCTGAGGAAGAGGTTCGTCTCTCACTGTTTTAG